The Seleniivibrio woodruffii region AAAAAGCCCATAGGAACTAACAGAACGGCTTACACAGAGGCAAAGCTGCCCTATTACATCCAGAACAACAAGATGGCATTGACACTGCCTAACAAGTTCGCAGAAGTGATGAGCAGAGGCTTTTCATTGTTTGGACCTAAGCCTCTGGATACATCCACCAACATCAAATACGACATCCAGAACGCATTTGATGCCCTTAAAGAGAATGACACCTACTGCGCTGTTTATACTCTCAAGGATTCATTCCAATACAACGGCAAGCTGGATAATCTGACAAGCCTCATCAGGAACTCCAACAAATATGTAAACGTATTCAATGGCGAAAAAAGGGACAGCCTGAAATACATCATAACCTATATGTTCCCCACTCTTGAGCCTGAGCTTTATAAGCAGTGCATCGACAACACAGGCGACGACCCTGTGCTTATCAAACCCGATTACGTCGCTTATCAGTACAAGCTGGAAGCCTACCCCTACATGGCGGGTTACAGGATAACCTACGAGCTTAAGATCCCATACTTCGTACAGGGCGACGGCAAACTTATCAATTCCGAGGTCATAGAGGAAACGAAGCAGATTATAAGGACCACTTTGAAATAGGAGGATATCGTGAAAGTATTTATTATCTCGTTACTGCTTGGGACGATAGTGCTGTTTACCGGGTGTGCGGCGAAGACAGGCAACTCTAAACTTGCTGAAGCAACGAATGAGTCTGTCTCGCAGACAATCATTAAAGGAACATCCACGAAGGCTGATCTTCGCAGGAGCTTTGGTGAACCGCAGAAGGTTGACTTCACAGAATCGGGTCTTGAGAAATGGGAATACTCATTTATCAGGAAATCCCAGAAGGCTATCAACTTTGTACCGCTTGCCGGAGCATTTGTCGGCGGCACGAATGACACAACGAAAACTCTGCTTGTAATCTTCAAAGGCGACGTTGTAGAAAACTATGCTCTGTCCACCGCACAGGGCGAAACAAAAGCAGGGCTGTTTCAGTAAAAATCAATTAGGCTCCGCTCAACGGCGGAGCCTTTTCTTTAACCCTCTGATATCACACCCAAAACAATACAAGACGTTTATATATTTTCAGGCAGCTTTCAAGTTATCATCCCGATTATTTTATGCGGGAGTTTGTTTTGATTGATGAGATACTGAAATCTATGAAAGCCTACCAAAAGGGAGACATGCCCCTTATCGCTGATACCATAGGTCTAGCAACAACAAAATGCTAATGTAAGAATTAGATAATAATTAAGACATTTATTGTATCATTTATTTCTTAGGCAAGGTTCTAATACAATTCAAATAATAAAAGCCTAATATGATTGCATCTTTTATTTAATATGTTATCATCTCTATAGTTTACAGTATGGAGAAACTATATGCCAGATGATAAATTATATAATCTTGCGGAGAAAATATATTTTCATGAACTGGGACGTGTTGAGCACATAAGAAACAGACAACAATTACCCATGGCTGTCTTAATGGTGTTTATTAGCATATATGTTTTCTTCACCAATAAAGTAACTCTTGCACTGTCTGATGATAAGCATAAGATATTTTGCATATTATTATTTCTTAGTCTCATATGTTTTTTTGGAGCACTTTTTTATTTTATTAAAGTTTTTAAGTATAAAAATATAAAACATATGCCAACGGCAAAAGCTATAAGTGATTATAGAGATGAACTAGAAAAAAAGTCACTTGAACCAGAGGCAGACTGGAATGCTGAAGATGTTTTTAATGATTGGATGGTAAAACGGTTTAATGAAAACTCTTCGAAAAATTTCGTTACTAACCTTGAAAACTCTAAATCACTTGAAAAATGTAATCTTTTTATAATAATGAATGTATTTATTATTGTTATTCTATGTTTTCTGTATACATTCGGCTCTCTTGACAAGAAAGATAGTCGTAATGATCTAAAAATTCATTTCATTGGTAGTAACAGAGTTAACCTTTCATATAATGAGAAATCTTCAGGATTTATAATTGAAGTAGATAGCTTAAATAGAGGCATCACTGTTAAAGAGGACAATGATGCAAAGAATTAATATAGAGCAACTTATTGAACTTCTGAAATCATTAAATCAAGAACAAGTTGATGAAAAGAATACTCCTCCGATAGGTCCAGATGATAATGATGTTCCTGGCAGATATAAAACAATAGGCGGTTTTAAGGTAATATCTAAGTCATCACAAAAAAAAGCTAGAGAGAGGCATAGACAACATAGACAAACACTAAAAACACGTAAAGGCATCGCAAACTATGTGGGTTCACCTATACGTGAGAACCCTTCTGTGCAGAATAGAGGAGGAAAAGCGGGTAAAATCGCTAAACGTGGAGGCAAAGCAATCCCTTCATATAAGTATCATAATCTTAATGCTTATAGTAAGAAAAAACTACTTGATTCCATTATTAAGCATTTAGATATTGGTTGTGCTGTCCAATCAAGGGACATACCGGTAGAAATAGAAGTTAGATTAAATGAGAAGACGTTAACAGTCACCAATCCTTGCGACGGGACAAAAACGCTATATCATATCATAAAAGGGATGTTAAGAAAAATTTGATAGAATTATAACGAAGGTGGCGTCTGGAGCAGAAATGATAATGTTCGTCTTGTGGATTATATGCGTAGCAACTGCTGCATATCTTGTTAAACAGTACCGCCGTTCATTCTGGTGGGTTCTGCTTGTTGCGATACTTCCGATAGCTGTTATTGTGCTACCCATGCTCGGACGCAGAGAAGGTTTAGGCGGATATAAAAAATGCAGTGAATGTCGTGAGCTTATTAAGTATGATGCAGGTATATGTCCCCACTGTCA contains the following coding sequences:
- a CDS encoding zinc ribbon domain-containing protein, with amino-acid sequence MIMFVLWIICVATAAYLVKQYRRSFWWVLLVAILPIAVIVLPMLGRREGLGGYKKCSECRELIKYDAGICPHCHSDQNAEPKGSKKGIVITTIICPKCKSVNTSDSKTCYNCGKKMA